The following proteins come from a genomic window of Corallococcus sp. NCRR:
- a CDS encoding peptidoglycan-binding domain-containing protein, giving the protein MRTTAHPHRPLHVGSTGNRVQKVEERLKSAGYLKGPADDRFDAKTAKAVVAFKRDNGWDGNPKGVVGERMDSSLKRVSATATPGTEGATTAEASAAGGSDRKGKTPSQLRGATYNVERDRNPQDVKKWLGDFAKKNKLDFVQLQEINGYHKALENIPGYHLVTFPGAKDHGETGILVKDSLLQGQKTSIQGEGGGWTTVRGGHAPPRAATAVKLAGWLQVVSAHQPPSVDWKGGEPVGPKNRVSTYKSLSEKLLGFAQRKIAKNPDEGLLIGGDWNEPASTKGKWSPGWIAQQAGMKLHGGVESHGHGKIDYAMSYGAKVTNVRAGPTGGSDHNIVMYTVSRPKGKG; this is encoded by the coding sequence ATGCGAACCACTGCCCATCCCCACCGTCCCCTCCACGTTGGCTCCACTGGCAACCGCGTTCAGAAGGTCGAGGAGCGCCTGAAGTCAGCCGGTTACCTCAAGGGCCCCGCGGACGACCGCTTCGACGCCAAGACCGCCAAGGCGGTGGTCGCCTTCAAACGCGACAACGGCTGGGATGGGAATCCGAAGGGGGTCGTCGGCGAGCGGATGGACTCATCGCTGAAGCGCGTCAGCGCCACCGCCACCCCTGGCACGGAGGGCGCCACGACCGCCGAGGCCAGCGCGGCCGGCGGAAGCGACCGCAAGGGCAAGACGCCGTCGCAGCTCAGGGGCGCGACCTACAACGTCGAGCGCGACCGCAATCCCCAGGACGTGAAGAAGTGGCTGGGCGACTTCGCCAAGAAGAACAAGCTCGACTTCGTCCAGCTCCAGGAGATCAACGGCTACCACAAGGCCCTGGAGAACATCCCCGGCTACCACCTGGTGACCTTCCCCGGGGCCAAGGACCATGGCGAGACGGGCATCCTCGTGAAGGACAGCCTGCTCCAGGGGCAGAAGACGTCCATCCAGGGTGAGGGCGGCGGCTGGACCACCGTGCGCGGTGGCCATGCTCCGCCGCGTGCGGCCACGGCGGTCAAGCTCGCGGGTTGGCTGCAGGTAGTCTCCGCGCACCAGCCGCCATCGGTCGACTGGAAGGGCGGCGAGCCCGTCGGGCCGAAGAACCGCGTGAGCACCTACAAGTCGCTCTCCGAGAAGCTGCTCGGCTTCGCGCAGCGGAAGATCGCGAAGAATCCTGACGAAGGCCTGCTCATCGGCGGTGACTGGAACGAGCCGGCGTCCACGAAGGGCAAGTGGTCACCCGGCTGGATCGCCCAGCAGGCGGGCATGAAGCTCCACGGCGGCGTGGAGAGCCACGGCCACGGCAAGATCGACTACGCGATGTCCTACGGGGCCAAGGTCACGAACGTGAGGGCCGGCCCGACCGGGGGCTCGGATCACAACATCGTCATGTATACGGTGAGCCGTCCGAAGGGTAAGGGCTGA